CGCACTTCCCTTTATTTTATGCATCATGAGCATTCTCTGCTTTCTTTTTCCTAGTTTTGGGATAGTTACCTTTACGGTTATCCTCTTGAGATCCTATAACTCCTCTTTATTTAGCATTATCAAGGAAATGCTATATATTCCCTTAAACCCTGACCAAAAGTTTCGAGCAAAAGCCTTTATTGATGTCTTTTTGTTTCGCTTTGCTAAAATATTTGCATCCTTGATTATTTTAGGCCTACAATTTATCTTAACCACTCTGCTATTGCCTGTTCTCAATTGGATTAGTATTAGCGTCTACGTAACTTGGATAGTCTTTGCGGTATATCTATTTAAAAAAATGACTCCTTTGTTAGAAGCAGGGGAAAATGCTTAATCTATTTACACAAAATAAGTTTTCCGCAACAGAACATCTTTTTATTATAGGCGCCATGTTGTGTGGGTTTTTTATTTCAGCGGATTATTCTATCATTCGGCCTGTAAGTACTTCTTTATTTATTACAAAATATGGAACGCAATTTTTCCCTTATGCTTGGATAATATCCGTTCCTTTAAATCTACTTCTTATTGGGATTTATAATAAATATTTACCCAAGCTTGGTTGTTTGAGAATTTATTTGATAGTAGCAGGTAGCATTGTAGCTATAAACTACAGCTGTGCTTTGTTGATCAAGCACTTTTCTTTTCTAATCTTTTTTCTCTATATCTGGAAAGAGATTTACATCATGCTGATGTTTCAGCAATTGTGGTCTATCATTCACTCGACAGTGTCTTTAAAACACGCTAAGTACCTTTATGGTTTTTTTTTAGGAGCAGGGGGATTAGGTTCTTTACTGGGTAGTTTATTGCCGGGTTTTTTTGCAGTAAAAGTGGGCTCTGAGTCTTTACTATATATGACGCTGCCGCTTTATTTGTGTTTAACAGCTGCTTTTATACTCACTTTAAAACAAAGCAATGCAGGGGAATCTCTTTTACTAAAAGAGAAAAAGAGTGCTAAAGAGGCGCTTTTACATGGCGTCAAATTAATCATAAATTCTAGAACGTTGATCTTTATTGCTTTAAGTGTTCTTTTTATGCAGCTTAGCGCTACTTTAGTCGACTATCAATTTAGTACGTATCTAGAACAGACAATTATTGGTAAAGATTTAAGAACTCAATATATAGGGCGAGTGCTAGGTATTGGTCTTGGCATTTCCGTCTGTATGCAATTTTTCGGCACGTATTTTCTTATTCAAATGATGGGAGTAAAACGTTTGCATATGGGATTCCCTATGCTTTTAGGCTTGATGAGTATCCTCTCTTTTCTTTTTCCAGGTTTTGCTATAACCACGCTTGTTTTTATTCTTTTAAAAGCTTGCGATTTTTCTTTATTTACCATCATTAAGGAAACCCTCTATATTCCCCTGAGCTCGGATGAAAAATTTCGAGCAAAAGCCTTTATCGATGTTTTTCTCTATCGTTTTGCTAAAGTATTTGCTTCTCTGATTATCTTGAGCTTACAAATGGTTTTAACTAGCTATTTATTGCCTGTTCTTCACTCCATTAGCATTTGTGTTTTTATCAGCTGGGTAGCTATTGCTATATATTTATTAAAAAAAATGCAAACTTCAGAGTTAAAAGACAAAAATGCTTAAAAGATCCAAGGAACATCTATTTATCTTAACAGCTATGTTGTGCAGTTTTTTTATCTCGATGGATTATGCGATTGTTCGTCCTGTAAGCAATGCTTTGTTCCTTACCGATTACGGTGTAAATTTCTTCCCTTACGCTTGGCTTTTTTCTATTCCCTTAAATCTACTTCTTGTTGGTTTATACAATAAATATTTACCCAAGCTTGGTTGTTTAAAAACCTACTTAAGCTTAGCAATTGCTGTTATAATCATCAATTGCACATGTGCTATCTGGATGCATAAAATTTCCTTTTTAAGCTTTTTTCTCTATGTCTGGAAAGATGCTTACATCATGCTTATTTTCCAGCAGCTTTGGTCTTTAATTCATGTAAATATATCAATGGAGAGAGCTAAATACCTCTATGGGTTTTTTTTTGGAATAGGGGGATTAGGATCTTTATTAGGAAGCTTGTTTCCTAGCTTTTTAGCTGTAAAAATAGGCTCTGAGTCTCTTTTGTATATAACACTACCTCTTTATGTTTTTTTGAGTTTTCTATATGTAATGATGTTAAAACAAAGCAAACAAACGGAATCTTTTCCTTTAGAGAAAAAACAAGGGCTAGAAACCGTATTACACGGTCTTAAGTTGATTGCGGGTTCTCGCGTATTGATCTTTGTTTCTTTAGCGGTTATTTTTATGCAGGTAATCTCTACTTTAGTCGATTATCAATTTAATACTTTTTTAGAAGGACTTGTTACTAAAAAGGACTTAAGAACCCAATATAGTGGTCGCATTCAAACAATGGGTCAGACCTTTACTACAACCATGCAATTTTTAGGCACCTACTTTCTAGTGCGGTTTTTTGGAGTCAAACGTCTTCATGTGGGTATCCCCATGCTTTT
This is a stretch of genomic DNA from Candidatus Rhabdochlamydia oedothoracis. It encodes these proteins:
- a CDS encoding Npt1/Npt2 family nucleotide transporter is translated as MLNLFTQNKFSATEHLFIIGAMLCGFFISADYSIIRPVSTSLFITKYGTQFFPYAWIISVPLNLLLIGIYNKYLPKLGCLRIYLIVAGSIVAINYSCALLIKHFSFLIFFLYIWKEIYIMLMFQQLWSIIHSTVSLKHAKYLYGFFLGAGGLGSLLGSLLPGFFAVKVGSESLLYMTLPLYLCLTAAFILTLKQSNAGESLLLKEKKSAKEALLHGVKLIINSRTLIFIALSVLFMQLSATLVDYQFSTYLEQTIIGKDLRTQYIGRVLGIGLGISVCMQFFGTYFLIQMMGVKRLHMGFPMLLGLMSILSFLFPGFAITTLVFILLKACDFSLFTIIKETLYIPLSSDEKFRAKAFIDVFLYRFAKVFASLIILSLQMVLTSYLLPVLHSISICVFISWVAIAIYLLKKMQTSELKDKNA
- a CDS encoding Npt1/Npt2 family nucleotide transporter; this encodes MLKRSKEHLFILTAMLCSFFISMDYAIVRPVSNALFLTDYGVNFFPYAWLFSIPLNLLLVGLYNKYLPKLGCLKTYLSLAIAVIIINCTCAIWMHKISFLSFFLYVWKDAYIMLIFQQLWSLIHVNISMERAKYLYGFFFGIGGLGSLLGSLFPSFLAVKIGSESLLYITLPLYVFLSFLYVMMLKQSKQTESFPLEKKQGLETVLHGLKLIAGSRVLIFVSLAVIFMQVISTLVDYQFNTFLEGLVTKKDLRTQYSGRIQTMGQTFTTTMQFLGTYFLVRFFGVKRLHVGIPMLLGIMSVFCFLFPAFGMITLTFVILKTFDFSLFSIIKEMLYIPLSSDEKFRAKAFIDVFLYRFAKAFASLIILSLQAILSTSMLTVLNATIVFIFTIWIAVAMYHLKETDLSIASWEV